The genome window CGCGACGGACAAGGCACAGAACATCCGGTGAGCAACACGCAGGACTGGCAGCGGCGGCGTGATCACATCCTGCAAAACATGCAGCAGGTGATGGGTCCGCTGCCAGGGGCGGACAGCCGCGTGCCGCTGGATGTGCAGGTGCTGGAGACGGAGACGCTGCCCACGCTGACCCGCAAAAAGATCACGTATGCCGCGGCGAAGAATTTCCGCGTGCCGGCCTACCTGCTCGTTCCACACCATTTGAAGGAGGCCTCCGCTCCGGCGATGCTCTGCCTTCAGGGAACTGGTGGTGGACGCGGCCGGACGGCGGGACTCGGCGCGGATTATCCGCGTTACACGCTGGAGCTTGCCGAGCGTGGCTATGTGACCATTGCACCGGACTACACGCTGCTGGGCGACAATCAGATTGATCCCTCAACCGTTGGATTTGCGAGCGGGACGATGATGGGCATCTGGAGCCACATGCGCGCGGTGGACCTGCTGGAGGCATTGCCTGAGGTGGACAAGAATCGCATCGGGTGCGTGGGCGTCTCACTCGGCGGGCACAACTCGCTGTTCGTCGGCGCGTTCGACACACGACTGAAGGTGATGGTGACGAGTTCGGGCTTTGACTCCTTCCACGACTACATGGGCGGCAATCTGACGGGCTGGTGCCAGCCGCGCTACATGATGCGCATCCAGGATGTTTACGGCAAAGACCCGAACAAAATGCCCTTCGACTTTCCGGAGGTGATCGCCGCTCTCGCCCCGAGGCCGCTCTATGTGCATGCGCCGATCAGCGACAGCAACTTCCGGGTCGAAAGCGTGAAACGCTGCCTCACCGCAGCCGCTGGCGTGTATCGCTTGTTCGGCGCAGAGGACCGGATCTTGGCGGACTATCCCGAAGGCGGCCACGGCTTCCCGCCTGAAGCGCGTGAGCTGGCCTATCGTTTCATCGACGGCGTGCTGAAGCCTGCGGCACGTTGATCAATCAATACCTTCAAATGGATCACTCCGATGAACTGCTCCCGCCGCCGCTTCCTTGCCACCTCCGCGTTTGCTGCGCTCGGAGCCTCCGCTGCGTCGGCTGTGCGTCCGAAGCACAAATACATCGACATCCACACGCATCTCTACTTCACACGCCTCGTCGGCGCGAAAGGCCTGCTTGAATGGATGGACGCGCATGATGTCGAGCGCGCGGTGATTCAGCCGCTCGTCTCGCCCGAATCCGCGCCCACGCTGCACCCTCTGCAAACCAACGACGCGGCCCTCGATGCCGCGCGGGCGCATCCGGACCGCCTGATCGCCTTTTGCTGTCTCGATCCGCGTGTGACCGTCGATCCGACTGCGACCAAGACCTTCCCAACGCGACAAGGGCATGTCGCAGGCACCAAAGGCCTGATCGACATCCTCAAGCGCTACAAGGACGCCGGTGCGCGCGGTCTCGGCGAGCACAAGGTCGGCCTGCCGTTCGATCATCCGCAGATGATGCAGCTCTATGAGGCCTGCGACACGCTGGAGCTGCCGATCCTCTTCCATCTCGACGACCTGCGCGGCATCGACACGGTCGGTCTGCCGCGCCTGGAGAACGCACTGAAGGCCTTCCCCAAACTTCCGCTCATCGGCCACGCCTGCGGTTTCTGGTCGTCCATCTCCGGCGATGCCACGAAAGAGGACTTCGGCCGCTATCCGAAAGTCCCGCGTCCCATCACGCCCGGTGGAGCGCTCGACCGCCTCATGGACGCCTATCCGAATCTCTACGGCGACCTCTCCGAGCCCGGCGGTGCCATCGCGCTCACGCGTGACCCGGCGTTTGCCCGCGAGTTCGTCCTGCGCCACGCCGACCGCCTGCTCTTTGGCAGCGACTACCTCGCGCCCGGCCAGGAGATCCCTCAGTTCGACATCCTCGCCGCCATGAACCTGCCCGACGACGTGCAATACAAGATCCATCGCGGCAATGCGATCCGCCTCTTAAAGCTCGGCATCACCTGAACCATCACCACCCAATGAAACTGCTCCTCCTCGCCGCCCTTTTGCTCGCATCCGCACACGCCCAGGAAACAACGGCTCCCGACTGGGTGCTCGAAGGCACCGCCGCCTGGCAGGCGCGTGATTCGCAGGCGGAGTGGGTTTTCAAAGACCAGCTCTGGATCGGCGGCGGCTGGTTTCAGTCGTTTGCGGAGCCGCCACGCGATGTGTGGTCCTCGGGTGATGGCAAGGAGTGGAAACTCATCGAAAAGAATGCGCCGTGGCTGCACAGCGATCTGCCGATGAACATCACTTTTGCCGACAAGATGTGGATCATGGGTGGCTGGCACAAAGGCAGGCTGCCGGGGCATTCGGCGAGCAATCAAGTGTGGTCATCCAGCGACGGTGTGAAGTGGGAGCAAGTCACGCCAAGCGCCGGATGGTCGCCACGGCTGGCGGCAGGGCTTGTGGAGCATCGCGGGCACCTGTGGATTCTCGGCGGCACTGAGAACTACTACTTTGGCGATGACACGAGCCTCAAGAATGACGTGTGGTCCTCCGCCGACGGCAAAACGTGGAAGCAGGAGACGGCGAAGGCTCCTTGGTCACCACGCGCATATCACCAAGCCATCACGCTGAACGATAAAATCTATGTCCTCGGCGGAGGCAACTACACACCGAGCTATCACGCGAAGAATGATGTGTGGTCGTCGAGCGATGGCGTGAACTGGACCTGCGAAACGGAGAAAGCGCCGTGGGAGCCGCGCATGTGGTTTTCAGCCGCAGTGTATCGCGGCCGCATGTGGGTGCTCGGTGGCTGGGCGAAGGACAAGGACAACTTTGGCGATGTCTGGCACTCCGCCGATGGCAAAACGTGGCAGCATCTGCAAACTAAGACCTGCTGGAAGGCGCGGCATGAGCATTCGGTGTTCGTTTTCCGAGACAAGCTCTGGATCGCGGGCGGACATGCGCGCCCGTTGTCGAGCGAGGTGTGGTCGCTGAGCCTGCCGAGGAACTGGGAGCCATAAGCTGGCTCTTCGCGAGTTTGGCCCCTGAACTCGCGTAGGTTTCGTCATGCGCCCACGTGGCATCTTCATCCTCGGATTACTCGCGCTTGTTCCGCGCGCGGAGGCCGTGGATTATTCATCGCAGATCAAGCCGCTGCTGAAGCAGAAGTGCTATGCGTGCCACGGCGGGCTGAAGCAAAAGGCGGGGCTGCGATTGGATACGGTGCAGCTCTTGCTAAAAGGCGGCAAATCGGGGTCGGCGACGAAGTTCATCATTGAGCGTGTGACCGCGATGGATGAGCACAAACGCATGCCGCAGGAGGCTGCGGCGCTTTCAGAGGAGCAGATCGCTATGCTGCGAGAGTGGATCGATGCCGGAGCACCGGGACTGGCCAATGAAGTGCCGGAGGCCGATCCGAGGCAGCATTGGGCGTTTCAAAGTGTGCGACGACCTGCGTTGCCCAAGGCGGCAGGCAGGAATGCGATTGATGCGTTCGTGAATGAAGCGCTTGCGGCGAATCAGCTCACGCCATTGCCGGAAGCGACGCGATCCGTGCTACTGCGGCGAGTTTACGTCGATCTGATCGGCCTGCCGCCGAAGCGTGAGGAGCTTCACGCCTTTCTCGCTGACACCGCACCCGATGCGTATGAGCGCGTGGTCGAGCGGCTGCTTCATGATCCGCGTCATGGCGAGCGCTGGGCGCGGCATTGGATGGATGTGTGGCGCTACAGCGACTGGTATGGGCGCCGCACGGCGAATGATGTGTGGAACAGCGCGCCACAAATCTGGCGCTGGCGGGACTGGATCGTGAAGTCGTTGAACGCGGGCAAAGGCTACGACCGCATGCTGTCGGAGATGCTCGCAGCGGATGAAATCGCTCCACTCGATGATGAGGCGGCGGTGGCGACGGGCTTCTTGATTCGGAACTGGTATGCGCTGAACCCGAACCAGTGGATGCGCGACACCATCGAGCACACCGGCAAGGCTTTCCTCGGCCTCACCTTCAACTGCGCGCACTGCCATGATCACAAGTATGATCCCATCTCGCACGAGGACTACTTCCGCTTCCGCGCGATCTTCGAACCACTCGGTGTGCGGCAGGATCGCTGGCCGGGCGAGGCTGATCCGGGGCCGTTCCAAGAGTATGTCTATGTGACGCAGCGCAAACCGAACCGTCTGGGCGCGGTGCGTGCTTTCGACAAACAAAGTGATGCGAAGACGTGGTTTTACACCGGTGGTGATGAGCGCAATCGCGTGGAGAACAAACCGCCGCTCACGCCGGGCATGCCGACCTTTCTGAGCGCACAGAATCTAGCCATCCAACCTGTGTCGCTGCCCACGGACGCCGTGTATCCAGGCTTGCGGCCTGTGATTCAGGAGACGGAGCTGACGAGTCGCATGAATGCGGTCACGAGGGCTGAGGAGGAGCTTCTCGCGCTCACCGCCTCGCCGGAGAGTGCCGCAACAGCTTTGGAAAAAGCACGCATGACTCTCAAGGCGGCGCGCACGGCTCTTACCAGCTCCATCGCGCGGCTCGCGGCGGATCAGGCGAAGTTTGGCGATGCTCCCGAAGCTCAAAAACTCGCGCTTGCACGCAAAGCAGGTCAGGCGGAACGCGACGCGGCTGTGGCGGACGCGGAAGCGGCGCTGGCGGCGGCGAATCATGCGATGAGCGTGCCGACGAGTGACGCGAAGGCCGTGGATGCCCTGAAGAAAGCTCAAACAACTGCGCAGGCGGCTTTAACTAAAGCGGAGGCTGCGTGCGCGAATCCGAAGTCGCCGGAAGCCTACACCTCGATGACGAGTGTGTTTCCCGCGCAGAGCACGGGTCGGCGCAAAGCACTCGCGGAATGGCTCACGCGGCGGGATCATCCGCTGACGGCACGCGTGGCGGTGAATCACTTGTGGATGCGGCATTTCCAGGAACCGCTCGTGGCATCCGTGTTTGATTTTGGTCGCAATGGCGCGAAGCCGGTGAACCCGGCGCTGCTCGACTGGCTGGCGGCGGAGTTGATGGAGAACGGCTGGAGCATGCAGCATCTGCATCGTCTGATCGTCACGAGCGCGGCGTATCGCCGTTCCAGTAGAACGAGTTTTCCAACTCGTTCAGGAGACGAGTTGGAAAACTCGTCCTACAAAGACCCCGACAATCATTTCCTCTGGCGCATGAACGCCTCCCGCATGGAGGCGGAGGTCGTGCGCGACAGCGTGCTGCATCTGGCCGGTGCGCTCGATCCGAAGATGGGTGGTCAGGAATTGGAAAACACCGAGGCGGAGACCAGCGCGCGCCGCAGCCTTTACTTCAGTTGCCACCCCGAGGTCGGTGGCCGCAGTGCCCTGGCCGCGATGTTTGACGCGCCCGAGCCGACGGACTGCTATCGTCGCAGTCGCAGCGTGCTGCCGCAGCAGGCGCTGGTGATGACGAACAGCAAGCTGGTGCATGATCACAGCGCCGCGCTCGCCCGACAGATTGGAACGGATGCCCCTGATTTCATCATCGCCGCCTTCGAGCACATTTTGAGCCGCACACCGACTGAGATCGAACTGGTCTCATGCCATGACTTTTTGAAGCAAGGCAGCAAGGAAAGCCTGGTGCGCGTGCTATTGAATCACAACGACTTCGTCACCGTGCGTTGATTTGCTCCGGCCATGAACAACTCATCTCATCCTTCCACCTTCCCCTGCGGCCAGATCAGTCGCAGGCGCTTCCTTGCGGATGCGGGCATGGGGTTCACGGGTTTGGCGCTGGGCGGCACGTTGATGAGTGATGGCATCGCGAAGGCATCGCCCGCGCTGACGCCGCTGGTGCCGAAAGCAAAGTCGGTGATCTGGATCTTTCTCTCCGGCGGTTACAGCCATGTGGAGACCTTCGATCCGAAGCCAGCGCTCACGAAGTATGCGGGCATGACTTTTGATAAGACGCCGCTCGAAAATCCACTGAACTCCGACAAGCATCACAAGCGCTTCCGCTCCGTCGCTGCTCAGGAGATCAACAAGCGCGATGTCTATCCAAGCATCTACCCGATGCAGGTCGGTTTCAGTAAACATGGCCAGTGCGGCGTGGAGATCACCGACTGGTGGCCGTATCTGTCCAAGTGCGTCGATGACATCGCCTTCGTGCGGAACATGTGGACGACGGACAACGACCACTTCGCCGAGAACCAGTTGCACACCGGACGTCATCGCCTCGATGAACAGCAGCCATGCATCGGCTCGTGGGTGCATTACGGCCTCGGCACACTGAATGAGAATCTGCCGAAGTTTGTCGTGCTCGGCGGTCCCACGGACAGCACAAAGCGGCTCTCGATTGATTCACTCTACCTCGGCCCCGATCATGCCGCCGTGCCGTTGACGCTCGATCCGAACAATCCGCTGCCGTTTGGCAAGCGCGACTCCCGGCAAAGCGCAAACGAGCAGGTGCGCGAATACCAGCTCATCAACCGCCTCAATCAACTCACCGCCGTCGAGTATCCCGAAGACGCGTCGCTGCGAGCGCGCATTCATGCGTATGAGCTGGCGTTTCGCATGCAGATGGCCGTACCGGAGACGCTTGATTTGAAGACCGAGAGCGATGCGACGCGGAAGCTCTACGGCATCGACAAACCGGCGACCAAGGACGCTGGAGAGCGTTTCCTGGCCGCGCGTCGTCTGGTCGAACGCGGGGTGCGTTTCGTGCAGGTGTATCCGTCGAACACCGGCAAGTGGGATTCGCATGCGCAGTTGCAGAAGAACCACACGGGCTTGTGCGAGAGCGTGGACCAGCCCGTCGCTGGTCTGCTGCGCGATCTGAAACAGCGCGGCCTGCTGGAGGAGACGCTCGTCGTTTTCTGCACCGAGTTTGGCCGCACACCCGGCATGGAGACGCGCAGCGGACACAAAGACGGGCGCGATCATCATCCGCATGGTTTCACCATCTGGTTCGCCGGTGGCGGCACGAAGGGCGGCACGGTGCATGGCGAGACGGATGAACTCGGCTACCACGCGCAGGGTGAAGGTCATTACATCACCGATCTGCATGCGACGACGTGTCATCTGCTTGGCATTGATCTGCGCGCTCTGGAGGTGCCAGGACGGAAGCGCTTGGAGATCGACCACGGCAATGTGATCCGCGAGGTGCTGGCGTGAGAGGGAGGTGTGCAACGGATTCAGGGCGACCACGGATTTCGGAATACCTTTAACAAAAAAAACCGTGATCGCTCTGAATCCGTGGGACAACATCTTCACCCTATGGACTTCAAAAACGACTCAGTCTCACGAGCTGTCATCGGCAAGGCGCTGGAAGTGCATCGTGAGTTAGGCCCTGGCATCAATGAAGAGTTTTATCACCGCTTGCTCTCGGAGAAGCTGATAGCAGCGGGTCTTGAGCATGAGTACAAACCCCGCACCCAGATGATCTATCGCGGGCATGTCGCCGATGAGTTCGAGCCCGATCTCGTCGTGCCAAATCGATTGATTCCCGAACTCAAAGCCATTCGTGGCACCTTTGGTCCGAGCCACTTCACTCAACTGCTGGTGTATCTCAAGTTCTGGCACATCCCTGTTGGGTTGCTCGTGGATTTTGCCAAAGAGAGCCTTGTGCCGAAACGAGTCCTTGCTCCCACCGATGTCTCATCCGGTTTCCCAGAGACACCGATTCCGTCGTTCGTCACCCATCCATCACTGGCAAAAACGCTGCTCGGTTTCCTGCGTGATATTCATGCAGATCATGGGCTAGGCTATCGTGAGACGACTTATCGCGGTTTGCTGAAGGCGTGTTTACTGGCTGAAGGAATCGGGCATGTGGTCGAGCCTGTTGCATCCATTCATCATCTTGGCCCTGCATCACTTCGTTGCATCCAAGTCAACAGCCAGTGCGCCGTCAGCATCTCAGCTCTGGGCGACGGATTGGTAGCTGCCGACCGCGCCATTCTCCAAACCTATTTGAAGTGGCTCGGGCTGCCTTGGGGCATCGCCATTCACTTCGGGAAAAGGTCCGTTGACCTGCGTTTTGTGAAGCATCCCACGGATTCAGGACAACCACGAATCCTCTGATCTTCTGTTCCAATCCGTGGTCGCCCTGAATCCGTGGGACAATGTCATCTGCGAGGTGCTGGCGTGATAACCCCGTCGCTCGCCGCCCGTATGTTCAGCGCCCATGCTCACCATCAACGGCACATCTCGCTCCAACTGCTCCGGCGTCACGCGTCGTGAGCTGTTGCAGATTGGTGGCGCGGGATTGTTTGGGATGACGTTGCCGGGCATTCTCGCCGCGCAGGAAGCGCAGCATGCATTTGAGGGCGGAAAGGCGAAGTCTGTGATCTTCTTGTTCCTCTTTGGTGGCCCAAGCCAGCTTGAGACCTTCGACATGAAGCCGGACGCGAAGCGCGAGGTGCGCGGGCCTTTCAAACCGATCAAGAGCCGCACGCCGGACCTGCTCATCAGCGAGCATTTGGGGCGACTGGCGAAGATCTCGCACAAGTACGCGGTCATCCGCTCGATGACGCACAGCTACAACGATCACAGCGGCGCGGGGCATTACCTGCAAACGGGGCATCGCTGGCATTTGCCGATTGGCGGCGGTTTTTCGGCCACGCCGCAGGATTGGCCGTCGATGGGCTCTGTGGTGGAGCATTTGAGCCAAAAATCGCCCGGTGGCATGGAGCGCGATCTCGCCTCGTATGCGGTGCTGCCGAACCGCCTCGGCAAACTGCAGGATCGCGGGCAATACATCCGTCCTGGTGAGTATGCAGGCTGGCTTGGTCAAGCCTACAACCCGATGACGACCGTCATCGACAAGAAAGACGTGAAGGACAATCCCTACTGGCGTGCCTGCGCGGATGGCGAGCTGAGCTACGAGATCGAAGGCCTGAAGCCCGTGATCCCTGTGAGCCGAATTCAGGAGCGCGTCGGTTTGCTCGATCAATTCGAGGCCGTGCGCACGCGGCTCGACATCGGCGATGGCGACGCGATGGATCTGCACCGCAAGCGCGCCATGGCGCTCATCTCCTCCGACAAAACGAGCAGCGCGCTAAACATCCGAGCCGAGTCCGAAACGATGCGCGGCCGCTACGGGCGGCATCTCTTTGGTCAAAGCTGTCTCATGGCGCGTCGCCTGGTCGAGGCGGGCACGCGCTTCGTCACGGTGCATTACGATTCCGTGACCGGCTACGACTGGGACTCGCACCGCACGAGCGATGATGTACGCGATCACCTGCTGCCCACGTTTGATCAAGGCTGCTCCGCATTGCTCAGCGATCTCGACGAACGCGGATTGCTCGATGAGACACTCGTCATCGCCATCGGCGAAATGGGCCGCACGCCGATCCCGAACGCCACCTGGGGCCGCGGCCATTGGAGCACCTGCTTCCCCGCGCTCATCGCCGGTGCGGGTGTGCGCGGCGGCATCGTTTACGGCAAGTCGGACAAAGAAGCCGCCTATCCCGATGACAAGCCGGTGTCGCCCGAAGATCTCGCCAAGACGATCTACTGGTCCCTCGGCATTGATCCCGATCTCATGCTCATGAATCGCGAAAACCGTCCGATCCCTATGGTGGACGGCGGCAAGCCGGTGATGGCGTTGTTTGGATGAGTCGCGTAGTTCGCTAAACCGCGACAAAACAGCCGTGGCTGCGCTGTATTGCTTCCATGCGCACTTTCCTGCTCGCCTTCCTCGTCACCGCCTCCGTCTTCGCCGCCGATGCTCCCAAGGCTCCGCTGATGGCGGGAGCGGCCACGTCCAATATCACGCCGGAGCTCGGCGGCGAGGTCGTGGGCGGTTTCGCGCCGTTTCCATGCACGCACATCCATGATGAGCTTCATGCGCGCTGCCTCGTGCTCGATGATGGGAAGACGAAGCTGGTGCTGGTGGTGTGCGATCTGCTCGGGCTGCATCGCAGCGTGTCGTTGAAAGCACGCGAGTTCATCGAGACGGAGACGGGCATTCCGGCGGCGAACGTGCTCATTTCCGGCACGCACACGCATTCCGCCGTGAACGCCCTCGGCGGCCCGGTGCGCGGTTATTTCTCCGATTTGGAGCTGACCGATTACCAAAAGTTCGTCGCACGCCGCATCGCGGATGGCGTGCGTCGAGCCATCCATCTGCTGCGCCCGGCGGAGATCGCGTTCGGCACGGTAGATGTGCCGGAGCATGTGCATATCCGCCGCTGGTTCCTCAAAGAAGGTTCCATGCCTCCGAACCCTTTTGGCAAGATCGACAAGGTGAAGATGAATCCTGGCGCGGGCAATCCGGCGCTCGTCGAACCGGCTGGCGAGCCTGATCCAACGGTGAGCTTCCTCGCATTGCGTGAGCCCGGTGGTCGGCTGATCTCCGTCTATTCGGCCTACTCGCTGCATTACGTCGGCGGCGTGGGGAGTGCTCATATCTCCGCCGACTACTACGGCTACTTTTGCGAGGCCTTGAAGCGTCTCCAGGCCGATGGCGCGAATGGTCCGCCCTTCGTCGCGATGATGGCGAACGGCACCAGCGGCGACGCGAACAACATCAACTTCCGCAACCCGCAGCCGCGCAAACAGCCGTATGAGCAGATGCAATACGTCGCTGAAGACGTGGCCGCGAAGGTGAACGGCGCTCTCGCGAAGGTGACGTGGCAGAGCGAAGCCCCGCTCGCTTCGCGTTACCGTGAACTCGATGTGAAGTGGCGCAAAATCCCGGACGAACTCATCGCCTGGGCCAAAGAAACCGAGGCGAAGGCTCCGCGCATCCAAGGCGGCAAGGCCGATCTGCCGCTGGCGTATGCGGGCCGCGTGCAACGACTCGCCGAGGCCAGCCCCGAGACGAAATTCCCCGCGCAGATTCTCCGCATTGGCGACATCTGCGTCGGCTCGTCTCCTTGCGAAACTTTTGCCGAAACCGGCGTCGAATTCAGAAAGCGCAGCCCGTTCGCGAAGTCGTTCATGGTCGAGCTGGCGCACGGCTACTACGGCTACATGCCTACACCGCGTCATTTTGAACTCGGCGGCTACGAAACGTGGCCCGGCACGAACAACACCGAGTCGCAGGCCTCCGTGAAGCTCATGAACGCGCTGCTGGAGATGGCGGCTGAGGTCAAAACAACAGCTCCATGACCTGGCAGGTTCCATTGGGCGTGGTGTTCGTGCTGGCGACGAGTTTCGCTCACGCTGGCGGCATGAGCATCGAGGAAGGCCGCAAGCTGTGGTCGCTGATTCCACCGAAAGCGATGCAGGATGATCTCGACAGCTTGGTGAGCGTAAAGCTCGCCGAGCAGAAACTCACGCCGAATGGCGCTGCCGATCCACGCAGCCTCGTGCGGCGGCTGTACTTCGATCTGACGGGCCTGCCTCCCTCGCCTGAAGAAGCGGCGGCGTTTGAGATGAAAAACATCGAGCGCGTGGTCGATCAATTGCTCGCCAGCAAGCATTTCGGTGAGCGCTGGGGCCGCCATTGGCTGGATGCGGCGCGGTATGCGGATAGCAACGGCCGCGACCGCAATGTGATCTTCTACCATGCATGGCGTTACCGCGATTACGTGATCGACTCGTTCAACGCGGACAAACCGTATGACCAGTTCATTCGCGAGCAGATCGCCGGAGATTTGATGGCGTCGAAGCATCAGGCGCAGCGCGATGAGATGCTAACCGCCACTGGCTTTCTGGCGCTAGGCGCGAAGTCCTACGAGGAATCGAAGCCGGAGATATTTCGGATGGATGTGATCGACGAGCAGATCGAAACGATCAGCCGCAGCGTCCTGGGCCTGTCCGTGGCCTGCGCGCGCTGTCACGACCACAAGTTTGATCCCATCCCCACGGCGGACTACTATGCGCTGGCTGGCATCCTGCGCAGCACGCAGCCACTTTACGGCTATGGCACGCGTGGCATCAAGGCGACCGCATTTCATCACACGGAGTGGCATGCTCTGGGTGATGAGGCGAAAAAACTCGCACCTGCCGCGCTGGAGTATTTTCACAAACTGGATGCCGAGACGCTGGCGATGCACGAGGCGCGTTCTGCGCGCTACGGTGTTTCCAAACGCATCCCGGAGATGAAACGTCGGCTGGGTGAAGTGAGTGGAGCCGAGAAGGACAAGCTCGCCGCTGAAATTGCCGAGATGGAGGCCAAGGTGGCCGACTGGAATGTGAAAGTGGATGTGCTGGAGAAAAGCGTGGAAGCCATGAAGGACGCAGCGCCCCCGCAGCCCGCATGGGCGATGGGTGCGCGTGAGCGCGAAAAGATCGAGAACAGCCGCATTCATATTCG of Prosthecobacter sp. contains these proteins:
- a CDS encoding DUF1553 domain-containing protein encodes the protein MTWQVPLGVVFVLATSFAHAGGMSIEEGRKLWSLIPPKAMQDDLDSLVSVKLAEQKLTPNGAADPRSLVRRLYFDLTGLPPSPEEAAAFEMKNIERVVDQLLASKHFGERWGRHWLDAARYADSNGRDRNVIFYHAWRYRDYVIDSFNADKPYDQFIREQIAGDLMASKHQAQRDEMLTATGFLALGAKSYEESKPEIFRMDVIDEQIETISRSVLGLSVACARCHDHKFDPIPTADYYALAGILRSTQPLYGYGTRGIKATAFHHTEWHALGDEAKKLAPAALEYFHKLDAETLAMHEARSARYGVSKRIPEMKRRLGEVSGAEKDKLAAEIAEMEAKVADWNVKVDVLEKSVEAMKDAAPPQPAWAMGAREREKIENSRIHIRGEITNLGDAVPRGFLQVIAIKAVSAPAPKQSGRLELAQWLTHRDNPLTARVMVNRVWQKLFGRALVTTVDDFGVSGAKPSHPELLDHLAVRFMDGGWSVKRLIKEIVLSKTYRRSSDASDQSDKSDPDNIYLWRMTPRMIEAEVLRDSMLALSGQLDPYPPQRQFLDQFNPQREAELHTFKPFLTASAIVSTHRSVYLPVIRGTLPEIFTLFNFAAPERPVAQRDESILPAQSLYLMNNPWVIEQARHTAKRLLSGSSDDRERIQRLYALAFARAPTSEEMQRALRFVSNGQETAWATLCQTVMASAEFRILP